A single window of Granulicella mallensis MP5ACTX8 DNA harbors:
- a CDS encoding zinc-dependent alcohol dehydrogenase family protein, which produces MSNTVKIVRFHKTGPAEVLQFDELALPEPGPGEVRLQVKALGLNRAEIMFRNGQYLETPVFPAKNGYEAAGIIEAVGLGVDSSWIGKTASTVPGTFKLNAHGVYGEVAVVPLHGIAEYPSTLSYEQGTSIWMQYLTAYGALIWLGQITKEDFVVVTAASSSVGIAAIEMVKVEGATSIAVTRTAAKKAELLKRGADHVIVTDEENLVARINEITSGKGARIVFDPIGGKILESLAEATASKGIIFEYGALAPEPTPYPLFTALSKFLTVRAYTLFEIPPDPVFPKAKQYIFDHLASGAFSPLIDKTFPFAEIVEAHRYMESNAQIGKIVVTL; this is translated from the coding sequence ATGTCCAACACCGTAAAGATTGTCCGCTTTCATAAGACCGGCCCCGCCGAAGTCCTTCAGTTTGACGAACTCGCCCTTCCCGAACCCGGCCCGGGCGAGGTTCGTCTCCAGGTCAAAGCTCTTGGGCTCAACCGCGCCGAGATCATGTTCCGCAACGGACAATATCTCGAGACGCCTGTTTTCCCGGCAAAGAACGGTTACGAGGCCGCAGGAATCATCGAAGCCGTTGGCCTAGGCGTCGATTCCAGTTGGATCGGCAAGACCGCCAGCACCGTTCCCGGAACCTTCAAACTCAACGCTCATGGAGTCTACGGCGAAGTCGCGGTCGTTCCCCTTCATGGAATCGCCGAATATCCTTCAACGCTCTCGTACGAACAAGGCACATCCATCTGGATGCAGTACCTCACCGCATACGGTGCACTCATATGGCTCGGCCAGATCACTAAAGAAGACTTTGTTGTCGTCACCGCAGCCAGCAGTAGCGTAGGTATCGCGGCTATTGAGATGGTCAAGGTCGAGGGCGCCACAAGCATCGCCGTCACCCGCACCGCAGCAAAGAAAGCCGAACTCCTCAAACGAGGCGCAGATCATGTGATCGTCACTGACGAAGAAAACCTCGTCGCCCGCATCAACGAGATCACCTCAGGCAAGGGCGCGCGTATCGTCTTCGATCCCATCGGTGGCAAGATCCTCGAATCGCTCGCCGAAGCCACAGCCTCCAAGGGAATCATCTTCGAGTACGGAGCACTGGCACCGGAACCCACTCCCTACCCTCTTTTCACCGCACTCTCCAAGTTCCTGACCGTCCGGGCCTACACGCTCTTCGAAATCCCCCCCGATCCAGTATTTCCCAAGGCGAAGCAATACATCTTCGACCATCTCGCTTCAGGCGCTTTCAGCCCCCTCATCGATAAAACATTTCCCTTTGCTGAAATCGTTGAGGCCCACCGCTATATGGAGTCGAACGCTCAGATCGGCAAGATCGTCGTCACGCTCTAA
- a CDS encoding tetratricopeptide repeat protein, with translation MHQHLCRAGYKAAAVRRSAMKQVYFYGACLVVLAMLMPAFLHADDNLDNLNAAYKAALERKELDRAAGYICQAAKLDPGKYEKKCAGVQKAIAKELPQFDKLFLDGRTKFEKKDYVGGIRDLQKISFGPHHDEAQQLIQQATSLLNHLSQPADTGMQKLKQVQAAYESGDFSTASTVAASITDTSILPYLKQIVTNIQVYNESMNEGDAYLQQGQYAAAKQKYSFALVIKNNGPGNPADKLQRITTLLAAAEKPQVAESDSKPKTTPDPGTQGLNNNGKPAAKPVDNVVRIKEFLAKAQEDEAKGNTPAAISAYDQVLALDPQQQTAVAGKLRLMGAMQKDPQDLEDALIKGVRSYGQSNFEEARADISLYLKQGGTKKGAAYFYLGASFMADAFLSDKNDYDKLQRNAVLNFRLAKGEHFKPAEKYISPKILAVWNQTSF, from the coding sequence TTGCACCAGCACCTTTGCAGAGCCGGATATAAAGCTGCTGCTGTCAGGAGATCAGCCATGAAACAGGTCTATTTTTATGGAGCATGCCTGGTAGTTCTTGCCATGTTGATGCCAGCCTTTCTACACGCAGACGATAACCTCGACAACCTGAATGCTGCGTACAAGGCTGCTCTGGAGAGGAAAGAGCTTGACCGCGCAGCAGGTTATATCTGCCAGGCGGCAAAGCTGGATCCCGGCAAGTACGAGAAGAAGTGCGCGGGCGTGCAGAAAGCCATTGCAAAAGAGCTGCCCCAATTTGACAAATTATTTCTCGATGGCAGGACTAAGTTCGAGAAGAAAGATTATGTCGGTGGAATCCGCGATCTGCAGAAGATCTCCTTTGGTCCACACCACGACGAAGCACAGCAGTTGATTCAGCAGGCAACTAGTTTGTTGAATCATCTGTCGCAGCCTGCAGACACCGGGATGCAGAAATTGAAACAGGTGCAGGCAGCCTATGAAAGCGGCGATTTTTCTACGGCGTCCACCGTAGCCGCTTCTATAACGGATACCAGCATCCTCCCGTATCTCAAGCAGATTGTAACCAACATTCAGGTCTACAACGAGTCGATGAATGAAGGGGATGCTTATCTGCAGCAAGGGCAATACGCCGCTGCGAAGCAGAAATATAGCTTTGCCCTGGTAATCAAAAACAATGGTCCGGGTAATCCCGCAGACAAGTTGCAGCGAATCACAACACTTCTGGCTGCGGCGGAAAAGCCACAGGTTGCAGAGAGTGACAGCAAGCCAAAAACGACTCCTGATCCGGGCACGCAGGGCCTCAATAACAACGGCAAGCCAGCGGCCAAGCCGGTCGATAACGTGGTAAGGATCAAGGAGTTTCTTGCAAAAGCCCAGGAAGACGAAGCGAAAGGGAATACGCCAGCCGCGATTTCAGCTTACGACCAGGTGTTGGCTCTCGATCCTCAGCAGCAGACCGCAGTTGCAGGAAAACTACGGCTGATGGGCGCGATGCAGAAAGACCCTCAAGACCTGGAAGATGCTCTGATCAAGGGGGTTCGCAGCTATGGTCAATCGAACTTCGAAGAAGCACGTGCCGATATATCGCTTTATCTAAAGCAGGGCGGGACTAAGAAGGGAGCAGCCTATTTCTATCTGGGAGCTTCTTTTATGGCCGATGCGTTTTTGTCGGACAAGAATGATTACGACAAACTGCAACGGAACGCGGTGCTGAACTTCCGCCTGGCAAAGGGGGAACACTTTAAACCTGCGGAGAAATATATATCTCCAAAGATTCTGGCGGTTTGGAATCAGACCAGCTTCTAA
- a CDS encoding serine/threonine protein kinase: MSDNPLSAATATRIGRYDVICELGRGGMGIVYRAEDKLIGREIAIKTLTETTPDLRERFYVEARSGILNHANIVTIYEIGEYEGNPYIAMEYVAGESLEKILRTGKRPSLLETLSTIEQLCSGLGYAHQNGVQHRDVKPANLILQPDSRVKIVDFGIARLADQTTRLTKTDALIGTFHYIAPERLKGEMSDGRSDIWSAGVILYQMITGQLPFDGANVSTLYKVISEPYPPLRNYNQDLPEELIAIVERALAKNPDDRYSTAEEMAFDLQAISGSLQKERMGDLMVSAKRLMEQGQLAHARTVLLDLQRIDAQDADVRRMMREVQEQLSRTQKTEQVRQLVEQAEEAVYSQRYDEAIQVYRQAIKLDQEDTLQLAERLESIQGLKEKHDRIDLLRQQAVSARGRGDLIGAQDLLGQAITLDEKNTDLRNAYATVLREIERKSNEEKLQELLQIARESYISRRYTDTIARLREATELDPTHQEVQQLLHEAVNRQDQEIRRKLNEQVAAEVQDCIYREDFDKALKQLNRALEKLPTETLLLRLKVETEKKKREFQAQQVAQAAAQKAQNLFSDAPAEALAVVETALEQVPGDERLVQLKFRLEEQIKRLKREELLAQAMKLARAEIDATQFDKAIQILESVRIECGTTEDVTSLLEFARAEKQALARQRRSDETRAEAQALMSAGKYEAAIAKLEPVAADMEDPGLNALLVQAQQALQEALQRLESIESHVRSLAETDLQEALRLLESQPPEVISNGKISALRQELNKKANIQRAIQAAIVHFETSLAKQDLRGSMDALESVRRTHGESPELAQAIAEAKGKRLSFANASLTASMDEASKALLRNEPKEAREILRRPEKLTEYADAQVRSDWKLQLKMASKTPSTKPSAGEKALPNVVKGRSWTWAYIATGLILAVVLGLVWRRSVRPSVPVPLATTYLQLNASPWAVVQQVTDGKGHRVELPAGDHSTPMRLEGLQVGDYQVTFQSADQNNQVEHCQLTLEKHLCTSTFAEPDIKLLLSGDQP, from the coding sequence ATGAGCGATAATCCATTGTCAGCCGCCACCGCCACTCGTATTGGACGATACGACGTGATCTGTGAACTTGGCCGCGGTGGCATGGGTATTGTCTATAGGGCAGAAGATAAACTCATCGGCCGTGAGATAGCGATTAAAACTCTCACCGAGACGACGCCGGACCTGCGCGAGAGGTTTTATGTTGAGGCCAGGTCGGGCATACTGAACCATGCGAATATCGTAACGATCTATGAGATTGGCGAATACGAAGGCAATCCATACATCGCCATGGAGTATGTCGCTGGGGAATCGCTGGAAAAGATTCTCCGCACGGGCAAGAGGCCTTCTCTGCTGGAAACGCTATCGACCATTGAGCAACTCTGCTCTGGGCTTGGATATGCGCACCAGAATGGGGTACAGCACCGCGATGTCAAGCCAGCAAACCTGATCTTACAACCGGACAGCAGGGTGAAGATTGTCGACTTTGGCATCGCGCGATTGGCGGATCAGACAACACGTCTCACGAAAACCGATGCGTTGATTGGTACCTTTCATTACATCGCACCGGAACGTCTGAAGGGCGAGATGAGCGATGGCCGTTCGGATATCTGGTCTGCGGGCGTGATCCTGTACCAGATGATTACTGGTCAGTTGCCGTTTGACGGGGCGAATGTCTCTACCCTCTACAAGGTCATCAGCGAGCCTTACCCTCCTCTGAGGAACTACAACCAGGATCTTCCCGAAGAGCTTATTGCAATTGTTGAGCGGGCGCTGGCCAAGAACCCCGATGACCGCTACAGCACAGCGGAGGAGATGGCCTTCGATCTGCAAGCTATCTCTGGCAGCCTGCAAAAAGAGCGTATGGGCGATCTGATGGTCTCTGCCAAACGCCTGATGGAGCAGGGGCAGCTTGCCCATGCGCGAACGGTGTTGCTTGATCTGCAACGGATCGATGCGCAGGATGCCGATGTTCGGCGCATGATGCGTGAAGTGCAGGAACAACTTAGCCGAACCCAGAAGACCGAACAGGTGCGACAGCTCGTCGAGCAAGCGGAAGAGGCTGTCTATTCGCAGCGCTATGACGAAGCAATTCAGGTTTACAGGCAGGCCATCAAGCTCGACCAGGAGGATACACTTCAGCTCGCTGAGAGACTGGAAAGTATTCAGGGCCTGAAGGAGAAACACGACAGAATCGACCTGCTTCGGCAGCAGGCAGTGAGCGCGCGTGGACGTGGCGACCTGATTGGAGCGCAGGACCTGCTTGGGCAGGCGATCACTTTGGATGAAAAGAACACCGACCTTCGCAATGCCTATGCGACTGTTCTCCGCGAGATCGAGAGAAAAAGTAACGAGGAAAAGCTGCAGGAACTATTGCAGATAGCTCGCGAAAGTTATATCTCTAGGCGTTATACGGATACGATTGCGCGTCTGCGCGAAGCAACGGAGCTGGATCCAACCCATCAGGAGGTGCAGCAACTCCTTCATGAAGCCGTCAATCGCCAGGATCAGGAGATCCGCCGCAAACTAAACGAGCAGGTCGCTGCCGAAGTGCAGGACTGTATCTATCGCGAGGATTTCGACAAGGCCCTCAAGCAGCTAAACCGGGCGTTGGAGAAGCTGCCGACCGAGACGCTCCTGCTTCGCTTGAAGGTGGAAACGGAAAAGAAGAAACGAGAGTTCCAGGCGCAGCAGGTGGCGCAGGCCGCAGCACAAAAGGCGCAGAATCTCTTTTCGGATGCGCCAGCGGAAGCTCTTGCCGTGGTAGAAACCGCGCTGGAACAGGTGCCGGGCGACGAGCGGCTGGTTCAGCTTAAGTTCCGCCTGGAAGAACAGATTAAGCGCCTGAAGCGAGAGGAATTGCTGGCTCAAGCGATGAAGCTGGCTCGAGCGGAGATAGATGCAACGCAGTTTGATAAGGCAATCCAGATTCTCGAGTCTGTACGGATCGAGTGCGGCACTACAGAAGATGTAACCTCGCTGCTCGAATTTGCAAGGGCCGAGAAACAGGCACTGGCGCGTCAGCGGCGGAGCGACGAGACACGCGCAGAGGCTCAGGCGCTTATGAGCGCAGGGAAGTATGAGGCCGCCATTGCAAAGCTCGAGCCCGTGGCTGCAGATATGGAAGATCCCGGGCTTAACGCACTCCTCGTACAGGCGCAGCAAGCATTACAAGAAGCCTTGCAGCGTTTGGAGTCGATTGAATCCCATGTGCGTTCCTTAGCTGAAACAGATCTACAGGAAGCTCTTCGGCTGCTGGAGAGTCAACCTCCTGAGGTGATCTCGAACGGTAAGATCAGCGCACTGAGGCAGGAGCTCAATAAGAAAGCGAATATCCAGAGAGCGATCCAGGCGGCGATCGTCCACTTTGAGACATCCCTGGCAAAGCAGGATTTACGGGGAAGTATGGATGCTCTCGAATCGGTGCGACGGACGCATGGAGAGTCGCCTGAGCTGGCGCAGGCAATCGCTGAAGCAAAAGGCAAAAGGCTGTCGTTTGCAAATGCTTCCCTTACGGCTTCTATGGACGAAGCAAGCAAAGCCTTGTTGCGCAATGAGCCAAAAGAAGCCCGGGAGATATTGCGCCGTCCAGAGAAGCTTACGGAGTATGCGGATGCGCAGGTGCGCTCCGACTGGAAGCTTCAGCTAAAGATGGCGTCGAAGACTCCGAGCACGAAGCCGAGTGCTGGTGAGAAAGCTCTTCCGAACGTTGTAAAGGGGAGGTCCTGGACCTGGGCATATATCGCTACAGGACTGATCCTTGCGGTAGTTCTGGGGCTCGTATGGCGGCGAAGTGTGCGTCCTTCCGTGCCGGTTCCTCTAGCGACGACCTATCTACAGTTGAATGCGTCGCCATGGGCGGTTGTTCAGCAGGTTACGGATGGGAAGGGACATCGTGTGGAACTTCCTGCGGGAGACCATAGTACGCCGATGCGCCTGGAAGGATTGCAGGTCGGCGACTATCAGGTTACCTTTCAGAGCGCAGATCAGAATAATCAAGTGGAACATTGTCAACTTACGCTGGAGAAGCATCTTTGCACCAGCACCTTTGCAGAGCCGGATATAAAGCTGCTGCTGTCAGGAGATCAGCCATGA
- a CDS encoding PAAR domain-containing protein, with product MPPAARATDPHICPGGGGPIVPSGEITVLIDHLPAATVTWQTACTADGDDPIVRGSTGVFINHLPAARVGDQTTLGGAIMMGSLTCEIGEMGSPPAGAGGFGGVVAGLSVGKGG from the coding sequence ATGCCACCAGCGGCTCGAGCTACAGATCCACACATTTGCCCAGGAGGCGGAGGGCCGATCGTTCCATCCGGTGAAATTACCGTTCTTATCGATCATCTCCCTGCGGCGACAGTCACCTGGCAGACGGCATGCACTGCTGATGGTGATGATCCCATTGTGCGAGGTTCGACGGGGGTGTTCATCAATCATCTGCCGGCCGCACGTGTCGGCGATCAGACAACCCTCGGAGGCGCGATTATGATGGGCTCTCTTACCTGCGAGATCGGTGAGATGGGGTCGCCTCCGGCGGGGGCGGGAGGATTCGGTGGGGTTGTAGCCGGTCTTTCCGTGGGAAAGGGGGGGTAG
- a CDS encoding type VI secretion system Vgr family protein, which produces MPTYTHDRRLLSLTTPLGKDAVLVERFSGHEGISSLTELELELLSFPENPIQPASFIGKRVTLGIAYNLSGQRYFNGIVRSLKLISHDGQLDESTTPVLVYKAEVVPNLWLLTLNSQTRVFQNKTVIEIVKAVLGVYSITPKDDTQATYQPLDYCTQYRETDYDFVARLLEQHGIFFYFIHTQSDHIMVLADNSAQLSPCPVQSTFNYMPQMDLDGGDFYNMYVHAFDVRTAMVTGKHTLWDYRFTQYARQPSSPASSISKAVTGDNEHEKYDYADAPSAWAKTDGSDGKIQTVESQLQDIARDRSDTGSVEIFGVSNASLLDSGNTFTLAMHPDEVQNTKYLVLSVEHNGRQMPPFRTDGTGIGEGYRNTFTAQPASLVYRPARTIPKPRVNGVVTGKVVVPAGEDSYIDKYGRVCVQFWWDRTRPPNQTDNTLLRVAQAWAGSGWGTYFWPRVNDEVLIDFIEGDPDAPIVVGSLYNGVNKPKYDPATEYTRSGILTRSSKNGTAANANELRFEDKKGSEQIFMNAEKDMDHRIEMDHRRYVGGKDSLIVKGSRYDEIDSDLQSNVKANRVAKVAQNYSLQVGQDHGEKVGNNYSLEAGSEVYIKAATNLVIESGMEICLKAAGGFITIGPTGVSISGTMVLINSGGSASSGTAVQISTPEAPDEADDGTKGGKM; this is translated from the coding sequence ATGCCAACCTACACACACGATAGACGTCTGCTTTCGCTCACGACTCCACTGGGCAAAGATGCAGTTCTGGTCGAGAGGTTTTCAGGACACGAGGGAATCTCTTCACTGACGGAGCTGGAGTTGGAACTGCTCAGCTTTCCTGAGAATCCAATTCAGCCGGCTTCCTTTATCGGCAAGCGCGTTACCCTTGGTATTGCTTATAACTTGAGTGGGCAGCGTTACTTCAACGGAATCGTGCGTAGCCTGAAGCTGATAAGCCACGATGGGCAGTTGGATGAGAGTACTACGCCGGTTCTGGTCTATAAGGCTGAAGTCGTACCGAATCTGTGGCTGCTGACACTCAACTCACAGACGCGTGTCTTTCAGAACAAGACTGTGATCGAGATCGTAAAGGCTGTGCTTGGCGTCTACAGTATTACCCCCAAGGACGATACCCAGGCCACTTACCAGCCGCTCGACTACTGCACCCAGTACCGTGAGACGGATTACGATTTTGTCGCACGTCTTCTGGAGCAGCACGGTATCTTCTTCTATTTCATCCACACCCAGAGCGACCACATCATGGTGCTCGCAGATAACTCCGCTCAGCTTTCTCCCTGTCCGGTGCAGAGCACCTTCAACTACATGCCGCAGATGGATCTGGATGGTGGAGATTTCTACAACATGTATGTGCATGCCTTCGATGTGCGCACTGCGATGGTCACGGGCAAGCACACGCTCTGGGATTACCGCTTCACACAGTATGCGCGGCAGCCGAGTAGTCCTGCGTCTTCTATAAGCAAAGCTGTTACCGGAGACAACGAGCACGAGAAGTACGACTACGCTGACGCTCCCTCCGCATGGGCGAAGACGGATGGCAGCGATGGCAAGATTCAAACAGTCGAGAGTCAGCTTCAGGACATCGCGCGCGATCGCAGCGATACGGGTTCCGTCGAGATCTTCGGTGTTTCGAACGCAAGCCTGCTTGATTCGGGTAATACCTTCACGCTGGCGATGCACCCGGACGAGGTGCAGAACACCAAGTACCTGGTGTTGAGTGTCGAGCACAATGGCCGGCAGATGCCGCCGTTTCGCACTGACGGCACGGGTATAGGGGAGGGGTATCGTAATACCTTTACCGCACAACCCGCTTCGCTGGTCTACCGTCCGGCGCGCACCATACCGAAGCCACGTGTCAATGGTGTGGTTACGGGTAAAGTTGTTGTCCCGGCAGGTGAAGATTCATACATCGATAAGTACGGCCGTGTCTGCGTGCAGTTCTGGTGGGATCGCACCAGGCCGCCCAACCAGACAGACAATACGCTTCTTCGTGTTGCACAGGCCTGGGCAGGCTCCGGGTGGGGCACTTACTTCTGGCCTCGTGTCAACGATGAGGTCTTGATTGATTTCATCGAGGGCGATCCCGATGCTCCTATTGTCGTGGGTTCGCTCTATAACGGAGTGAATAAACCAAAATACGATCCGGCGACCGAATATACGCGCTCAGGTATCTTGACGCGTTCCTCGAAGAATGGCACGGCTGCCAATGCGAACGAGCTTCGCTTTGAAGATAAAAAGGGGAGCGAGCAGATCTTCATGAATGCGGAGAAAGATATGGACCATCGAATCGAGATGGACCATCGCAGATACGTCGGCGGAAAGGATTCGCTCATCGTTAAAGGCAGCCGCTATGACGAGATCGACAGCGATCTGCAAAGTAACGTCAAGGCGAATCGGGTTGCAAAGGTAGCTCAGAACTATTCGCTGCAGGTCGGGCAGGATCACGGAGAAAAGGTCGGTAATAATTACTCTCTCGAGGCTGGGTCGGAGGTCTATATTAAGGCGGCCACGAATCTCGTCATCGAGAGCGGCATGGAGATATGCCTCAAGGCCGCGGGAGGCTTTATCACTATCGGCCCTACTGGCGTCAGTATCTCCGGGACAATGGTGCTGATCAACAGCGGAGGGAGTGCAAGCTCCGGAACTGCGGTCCAGATCAGCACTCCGGAAGCTCCTGATGAAGCAGATGACGGAACAAAGGGTGGAAAGATGTAG